In a genomic window of Pseudomonas oryzihabitans:
- the ftsZ gene encoding cell division protein FtsZ produces MFELVDNIPQSAVIKVIGVGGGGGNAVNHMVKSGVEGVEFICANTDAQALKNVTSRTVLQLGPGVTKGLGAGTNPEIGRQAAMEDRERIAEVLEGADMVFITTGMGGGTGTGAAPIIAEVAKEMGILTVAVVTRPFPFEGRKRMQVADEGIRALSECVDSLITIPNEKLLTILGKDASLLAAFAKADDVLAGAVRGISDIMQRPGLMNVDFADVKTVMGEMGMAMMGTGHASGPNRAREATEAAIRNPLLEDVNLHGARGILVNITAGLDLSLGEYAAVGEIIEDFASEHATVKVGAVIDPEMRDELHVTVVATGLGARIEKPVKVVDNTAQTLAAARQEPAPVNYDDLKYPTSMRSGRGSQNHGGSAAATKVNPNDDLDYLDIPAFLRRQAD; encoded by the coding sequence ATGTTCGAACTCGTAGACAACATTCCACAAAGCGCCGTGATCAAAGTCATCGGCGTGGGCGGTGGCGGTGGTAACGCCGTCAACCACATGGTCAAAAGCGGTGTTGAAGGCGTCGAATTCATCTGTGCAAATACCGACGCCCAGGCCCTGAAGAACGTCACATCCCGTACCGTGCTGCAACTCGGCCCAGGCGTCACCAAGGGTCTCGGTGCTGGCACCAACCCGGAAATCGGCCGTCAGGCGGCCATGGAAGATCGTGAGCGCATCGCCGAAGTCCTCGAAGGCGCCGACATGGTCTTCATCACCACTGGTATGGGCGGTGGCACCGGTACCGGTGCTGCACCGATCATCGCCGAGGTCGCCAAGGAAATGGGTATCCTGACCGTCGCCGTGGTCACCCGTCCGTTCCCCTTCGAAGGCCGCAAGCGCATGCAGGTCGCCGATGAGGGTATCCGCGCCCTGTCCGAATGCGTCGACTCGCTGATCACCATCCCCAACGAGAAGCTGCTGACCATTCTGGGCAAGGACGCCAGCCTGCTGGCCGCCTTCGCCAAGGCCGACGACGTCCTCGCCGGTGCCGTGCGCGGTATCTCCGACATCATGCAGCGTCCCGGCCTGATGAACGTCGACTTCGCCGACGTCAAGACCGTGATGGGCGAGATGGGCATGGCCATGATGGGTACCGGCCACGCCAGTGGCCCGAATCGTGCGCGTGAGGCCACCGAAGCCGCCATCCGCAACCCGCTGCTGGAAGACGTCAACCTGCACGGCGCGCGTGGCATCCTGGTCAACATCACCGCCGGCCTGGATCTGTCCCTGGGCGAATACGCCGCCGTGGGTGAGATCATCGAGGACTTCGCCTCCGAGCACGCCACCGTCAAGGTCGGCGCGGTCATCGATCCGGAAATGCGCGACGAGCTGCACGTCACCGTGGTCGCCACCGGCTTGGGTGCGCGCATCGAGAAGCCGGTCAAGGTGGTGGACAACACCGCCCAGACCCTGGCCGCCGCTCGCCAAGAGCCGGCTCCGGTCAATTACGACGACCTCAAGTACCCGACCTCGATGCGCTCTGGTCGTGGCAGCCAGAATCATGGCGGCTCGGCAGCGGCGACCAAGGTCAATCCCAACGACGATCTGGATTACCTGGACATCCCGGCTTTCCTGCGTCGTCAGGCTGATTGA